The window GTCTCAAGGTCGTACTCAAAGATCCATGACACGTCACTAGTGATGCCACTCCTCGGTAAGTCTGGTCTCATTGGTCTCATCATGGCTCATTCCTTAACAACCTGACACAGAGAATATGTATATCAAACCATGTGGGAAAAAGGTTGATGTCTGCAGAGAGCTGGTGTCAAGGTGATTACATTGAACGCGAGATCACATAGTTcgggtttgaaatatatttttggtgacagcagtcctggaacttttctgaaaCATAGCGTAATCTCCACAACCTGAGCCTCCCTGACAAGAGCACGAAAGCAGTGGCTGTCATAATTATACAAGCTAGTATTGATGACTATTTGAATTAGGATACTGGTGACATGCTGGCACCTCAAAATTGTTAGTTAAGTCACCAACAAGTAAAGTAAGGTCTCTGCTCGCGTGGCTTGCACCATTACATGTTATAGTCCTGCAGGGAGAGCTGCAGTTTAGTCCACAGCTGAGGGTCGCCACTTCCCAGAGCTTCCAGCAGGAGTGCCGTATGCTCCTGAAGCTGCAGCAACTGACTTTGGGTCCGCTTGTTCTCCTTGATCAGCTGCTTGGTGCGCATAGTAATGCCCAGCAGGCCGCAGTTGCTGAGGATGTTGTAGGTATTGCTGAAACGCTTCAACTTGTTGCTCTCGGCCAAGAGGCTGTCCGAGTAAATGTCAGGACACAGCTGGGTGTCGCCCAGTTCAGTCCTAGACTGATACGTCCACAGGGGCACAGAGGTGGTCCCAGTCACTGAGGGGAGACACTTCTCGTTAAGCGGGTCTGAGCTCTTAGCCGACAGAGCTGAGTGGTTGTTTGATGTATCAAACTTGGACAAACCTGCTTTGCTGGGAGCCTGTGGGGCCCACTCAGGGATGGGAGTGCCGTGCTGCCTGTTGCCTTGTTGATGTCGCCTGTGTTGCTGGTCATATGCTGAGGATGAACTTCCCCTCATTCTTGAGGATCCTGACCTTTTAGAGGGTGTGTCCACTGGGTTTGGGGCGATTCTGGTATATGATTTGAGGGTGGATGTGTAGGTTTTTGACTGTGGGATATTTTCAGGGGTTGCACTTGGCGAGATCATTGGTTGAAGAAGAACCATCTGAGATTGTGGTATGACATCGAGAGAGCCCCACTGTTTCTCTGCTGGAGTCACCTGTGAAGGCTGAAAACAATACGAAACCCTGATGATTGACTACATTAATGGAAGAGAAGATCatacactgaaaaataaaaagtcatttgaatttacATAAGACTAGTTGCTGAACCCTGCGCCACAGTTTAGTCAGTTTCAGCTGTGTTGCTCATGTGCGGTGGGCTTAACAGATTGCGCACGCTGTTGGAAACCaatgtaaaagtggtggagaccgCCATATTGGAAAGAGGGTTTTGCGCTTTGGGTAGCTCTGATGGTGAAAACATTTGGTAGAGCACtgaaagtgcaaaataaagtttgaagtgatagaagtggaagtgttagtggaagatggggaaaaaacattacacaagttatagaaaataaatagattGTGCCGATAGTTtgggggaagccagcaaccgcATAAAAGCCAGGCTCTGATTGATTTGACGTGTCCGGAATTTGTGGCAATTGGATTTATCTGGCCATTATGCGTAACATTGAGTTTATAACTTGGGATACCACACCCAGGAAACTCCTCTGGCAAAGGCCAGCACCAATAGTCACAGCATGCTAAAATGACCCAGACACATGGAAATGAAGAGGTGAAAGTAGTTTTGTCGTAgttgatatggcatgactccttgtGACCGGCTCCAAGCCAACTCCATTGCTGAATAGACAATATGTCgcaataatttttgtttctggcatctaaaaatgttttattggagCTGATAAGTTCTCCCCACCgcttctcattttgtctgcaTTACGTTGGCACCGTGCGGGTTTGCATCTGCCTTTCGACGCAGTATCCAACGCGCAAAGTCAGTCATCACTATTTGCCCGAgttttgataaatcacattgccCGTGCTAAATGAATCTATGCATATGTCCAGAATGCACGAAATGAACTGCACCACAATTTTGGACATTTGGCACATGTAATCCTGGCAGCGCCCCTTTAATATATCAGCTTCTGTTTGTATGAGCAATCACGTTTGCGCATGTTTTTGCATGCGCAAACGTTTGGTAAATCAGACCcaaaaggccttttcacactgcacttggcaaagTGTCTAACAccctcgactttcccattccttgtgtgtgtgctgaggggGCATCACCGCGTTTTGACGTGACGTTACCGCAGAGGGCGTCTGACGCTCAGCGTCGCGTCGTCAAATAGTAAAATGTTCTATTCTGGAGAGTTGAGGCGGTGACGTCAAAAATCTTCTCCAATGGGAGCGGAGCTGAcagagtgatttctgagtgctattttggcggagttgtactgtaaacggcaagggggaaatggaggaaggTATAATAATTGCCGTGTCCCATTGTCCCATTATCCCGAACTTTGGGCCActagaaaaataatataccgAGACATCtctggattggtcaccagtgTGCTTTGAATCACACGCTTGTTGGTGCGGTCCAGAGTACAGATAGTGGCATGTATAATTTACCAAAGTAGCCACACGCTCAGAGAAATCACACCAGAAACCACAGACCAAGAGGAGGTCCAGTGTTTCCTGAAAAATCGATTCAATTTTTGAGGATTGGAGCATGACCTAGTTGACTGACAATCTATAGTGATGTAACAAAATGAACCCTTTTCTAAATAATTAGGTCACTGAGAGACAGTGCAGCAgatagaaaatgtaaaaaaaaattataattaaaaaaaaaaaagaacaaaatgttatCTTCCTAAGGTACTAAAGGAAATACTCAAAATGCAGAGTGACAAGTAGTTTAGAGAAGTAGAAATTCATGATTTTAGATTACCacaatgaaagaatgaatggacagagagatagatagagagatagcCGGACAGAGCCAAAACTCTCAGCAAGGTAAGAGATTtagaaagataaaaaaaaaaaaaaaaaaagatctagaAAGATAAAAACCTGTGCTCATGCTACATTTACCTGATTAAGGACAAAGTTATTCATAATGAGCATCGGGGAAAGTCCAGCATACGAGCCTCCCATCACAGCCACCTGCACACCAGCCGCATCCTGGCCGACCGTGGACCTTTTTCCGCCTGCATCCTCAGAGTCGGTCCAATCAACTGCACTCAGGTACTCAGAGCTGGCATCTGGAGGGGAGGATACAAGCTAGCGCATCACATTTTAACAGTTTAATGTTGCCACTACCTGTGGCAGAACATTAAAACAGTATTATGGAAACAGCTAGCTGGGAGATGTAGATAAGCATCTTGAGAGTCCCTGGAAAAGAAACCATCAACCTAATGAGGTTTCAACCGGCCCAGGTGATTCACTTTTGTGTTACTTAAGACCAAACTGACCTACTACAAGACATGCAATGTGGCCTAGATCTCTCCctcagattgtgtgtgtgtggtttttttgttgtttttttttttactgaaagaAAACCCCACAATGATCATAAGAACGTTGCCCCAGGAGTATTGTGGTTTATCAATATGCATTTAAGCAAATCCcagtattattattcattattagtCTCTTATCCCAGTGACAATTGTAGATTTTTCATTCTTCAACAAAAGGGCACTCACAATTCTGCCTTTGACTGGGgtacaaagaaaacaacactgtACCTACTGTGAAACAAACAGCAGGCTCAGTTATATTCTGGGGCTACTTTGCTAAATCTGGCAAAGGGTGTCTTGAATGTGCGCAGGGTATAATGAAATCTATCTATGAATTTATTTGAAAGACTATCAAGGCATTCTGGAGCGGCGTGCTGCCCAGTGTCATAAAGCTTGTTGGGAGTTGCAGGTCATGGGTCTTCCAACAGAATAAAGACACCAACACacagcataaaaaaacaaaaacaagaatgcctgagaacaaaacattttactgtTCCAAAGAACCTGATAAAACACTACTGGGATAAGAAGCTGAAACAAAATCTGCAGTAGGCATGGGACGGTATCAGATTTTGATGGCGTGATAGGCGTGATAACCGTGAAGAACAATATCACGGTTTCACTGTATCACAGTTACAGCTCGTAAGCATGTTATGCACATCCTTCCTCTACCAAGCTGTGCAAAAAATTCCCAAAAGACGACTTTTTCAACAAAGGTATAAGTCGTAGGGCTCACTCTTCATTGCTAGCAAAAACAATGATAAGGGGAGGAGTTGTTATCACTTTGCCTACACAgacttcaaataataataatactttttaatACCTTGAAAACAGTAACTGACCCATGCCTAGTCTGCAGAAGGTTTGCTCAGGTAACATGGGTCAAAATACCCATTGAGACATGCTGAAAGTCTCATTAAGATATgcacaaatcatttgattgcaGTAATTCCATCAAAAGGTTGtacaataaaaagtgtacaatcatttttgtccaggctcTTTTCATTAGTTTCGtttttaaagatgattctgttgGACAACACATGTGAAACAAGGCCTGAATTTCATTGGCTaatttttagtattttatttatttattattacttttgtcagttcCAAGTTATTTTACTGatctttgtgggtttttcttttattaagacaggggtaccaacaattttgtcgaCACGTGTATACTAACACTTGCTATAACGGTGCTTGTAtccaaaatattgaaaacaaaaaaaaagtgttg of the Phycodurus eques isolate BA_2022a chromosome 14, UOR_Pequ_1.1, whole genome shotgun sequence genome contains:
- the cipca gene encoding CLOCK-interacting pacemaker a, whose amino-acid sequence is MSSFSQPVQHRTSSFTRVTHHGTSKQDLERDSGFSDASSEYLSAVDWTDSEDAGGKRSTVGQDAAGVQVAVMGGSYAGLSPMLIMNNFVLNQPSQVTPAEKQWGSLDVIPQSQMVLLQPMISPSATPENIPQSKTYTSTLKSYTRIAPNPVDTPSKRSGSSRMRGSSSSAYDQQHRRHQQGNRQHGTPIPEWAPQAPSKAVTGTTSVPLWTYQSRTELGDTQLCPDIYSDSLLAESNKLKRFSNTYNILSNCGLLGITMRTKQLIKENKRTQSQLLQLQEHTALLLEALGSGDPQLWTKLQLSLQDYNMLLRNEP